A genomic window from Martelella lutilitoris includes:
- a CDS encoding YbcC family protein, which translates to MFIDQGYLAPLEATDILDAGMRAIRAVPPAFPLEATVAVNPLLGQAGQEFALASTRLSRCAGVSLTQTRRVYQASIVSGRIRDEDLVAALQANPAADKPANLAHLKEMAMRERPLPRPVPTIADLAAELSGIDWPAIIEKTIGLWAAGYFDRGQALWSPAPNQRAFAAWRTWASRDLTPEIAGLSGFCAHVSAAPDTPEQSILKACGRLAISPQAAEFLFHRLITDLGGWAQHARWLLWRAEQEGTSDETLGDLLAIRLIWEDALLGRYPELTERWRATLALYAAPLAPTREQAVDEILQDASERAYLRSLANNLAAAKPQARNRPVLQAAFCIDVRSEIFRRALENQSPDIETLGFAGFFGLSVAHRDHGSDIVENHLPVLLKPALQSTGRGTAESENKTRIKARTIRALGRFRQAAVSSFAYVEAAGLFYAGKLMKDTLGLGGRGPACCHSAPKLDPELTAEAKAATAAAVLKAMSLTRGHAQTVLLVGHGANVTNNPHRSAYHCGACGGYSGEVSARLLAGLLNDDETRAGLPGHGIDLPEDTHFVAALHDTTTDEITVFDGDCPSAKDEMGSVRTWLQRACAQARAERAIRLPGASAKSISARAADWSEIRPEWGLAGCAAFIAAPRHVTAGANLDGRAFLHSYDWRADEDFRTLELILTAPVVVASWISLQYYGSSVAPEVFGGGNKLIHNVVGGIGVVEGNGGRLRPGLPWQTLHNGESLEHTPLRLSVLIEAPEREISRILEAHPEVKALFDNRWLHLLALKDGRITTRYYPGGAWEEERTTERAA; encoded by the coding sequence ATGTTTATCGATCAAGGCTATCTCGCCCCGCTGGAGGCGACGGACATTCTCGATGCCGGCATGCGGGCGATCCGGGCCGTGCCGCCGGCGTTCCCGCTGGAAGCGACCGTTGCGGTCAACCCGCTCCTCGGCCAGGCCGGCCAGGAATTCGCATTGGCATCCACACGTCTTTCGCGCTGCGCAGGCGTGAGCCTCACCCAGACGAGGCGCGTGTACCAGGCCTCCATCGTCTCGGGCCGCATCCGCGATGAAGACCTCGTCGCGGCGCTTCAGGCGAACCCGGCCGCAGACAAACCCGCCAACCTCGCGCATCTGAAGGAAATGGCGATGCGGGAGCGGCCATTGCCGAGGCCCGTGCCGACGATTGCCGATCTGGCCGCCGAGCTTTCCGGCATCGACTGGCCGGCGATCATCGAAAAGACGATCGGACTGTGGGCCGCCGGCTATTTCGATCGCGGGCAGGCGCTCTGGTCGCCTGCGCCTAACCAGCGGGCATTCGCTGCCTGGCGGACCTGGGCGAGCCGGGATCTGACGCCGGAAATTGCCGGACTGTCAGGCTTCTGCGCGCATGTGTCCGCAGCGCCCGATACGCCGGAACAGTCGATCCTCAAGGCGTGCGGCCGGCTGGCGATCAGCCCGCAGGCGGCGGAGTTTCTCTTCCACCGGCTGATCACGGACCTCGGCGGCTGGGCGCAGCATGCGCGCTGGCTGCTGTGGCGCGCCGAACAGGAGGGTACATCCGACGAGACGCTGGGGGACCTGCTGGCCATCCGGCTGATCTGGGAAGACGCGCTGCTGGGCCGGTATCCGGAGCTGACGGAGCGGTGGCGGGCGACGCTTGCGCTTTATGCCGCGCCGCTTGCGCCCACGCGTGAACAGGCGGTTGACGAGATCCTGCAGGACGCTTCGGAGAGGGCTTATCTTCGGTCCCTTGCCAACAATCTTGCCGCTGCAAAGCCGCAGGCCCGGAACCGCCCGGTCCTGCAGGCCGCGTTCTGCATCGACGTGCGCTCGGAAATCTTCCGGCGAGCGCTGGAAAACCAGAGCCCGGATATCGAAACGCTGGGCTTCGCGGGCTTTTTCGGTCTGTCGGTAGCCCACCGGGACCATGGTTCGGACATCGTGGAAAACCATCTGCCGGTGTTGCTGAAACCCGCCCTGCAGTCGACCGGCCGTGGCACAGCCGAGAGCGAAAACAAGACCCGCATCAAGGCGCGGACGATCCGGGCCCTCGGTCGGTTCCGGCAGGCGGCGGTCTCCTCCTTTGCCTATGTGGAGGCGGCCGGACTGTTCTATGCCGGCAAGCTGATGAAGGATACGCTTGGTCTTGGCGGCAGGGGGCCTGCTTGCTGCCACTCCGCGCCGAAACTGGACCCTGAACTCACTGCGGAGGCGAAGGCCGCCACGGCCGCCGCAGTCTTGAAGGCGATGAGCCTGACGCGCGGGCACGCCCAAACGGTTCTGCTGGTCGGCCATGGCGCCAACGTCACGAACAATCCGCACAGGAGCGCCTATCACTGCGGCGCCTGCGGCGGCTATTCGGGCGAAGTCTCGGCAAGGCTGCTGGCCGGCCTGCTGAACGATGACGAGACCCGCGCCGGCCTGCCAGGACATGGCATCGACCTGCCGGAGGATACCCATTTTGTTGCCGCCTTGCATGATACGACGACGGACGAGATCACGGTGTTCGACGGAGATTGTCCGTCGGCAAAGGACGAGATGGGATCTGTTCGGACATGGCTGCAGCGCGCGTGCGCGCAGGCGCGCGCCGAAAGGGCCATCCGCCTGCCGGGCGCCAGCGCCAAGTCGATTTCGGCAAGGGCCGCCGACTGGTCGGAGATCAGGCCCGAATGGGGCCTTGCCGGATGTGCCGCCTTCATCGCCGCGCCGCGCCATGTGACGGCCGGGGCCAACCTTGACGGACGGGCCTTTCTGCACAGCTATGACTGGCGGGCGGACGAGGACTTCAGGACGCTGGAGCTGATCCTGACCGCGCCTGTCGTCGTCGCGAGCTGGATCAGCCTGCAATATTATGGCTCGAGCGTTGCGCCGGAGGTTTTCGGCGGCGGCAACAAGCTCATCCATAACGTGGTCGGCGGCATCGGCGTTGTTGAGGGCAATGGCGGCCGCCTGCGGCCCGGTCTTCCGTGGCAGACCCTCCACAATGGCGAAAGCCTGGAACACACGCCGCTGAGGCTGTCGGTGCTGATCGAGGCTCCAGAGCGGGAGATCAGCCGCATCCTCGAGGCGCACCCTGAAGTCAAGGCGCTGTTCGACAATCGCTGGCTGCATCTGTTAGCCTTGAAGGACGGGCGGATCACAACGCGATATTACCCGGGTGGCGCGTGGGAGGAAGAACGGACCACTGAACGGGCGGCGTAA
- a CDS encoding proton-conducting transporter membrane subunit, with product MSLLVPLPLLAPIVLLAVAAVSIARPGRRPGRYPMIAEASALAAFGFALAGLAQLFVFGPSTARLFEGPFMLAVRLDPVSVTMTLLVAFIGWVVMRYSRRYLDGEAREGRFHGLMLAALAAVQLLVQSASLTLLFLGFVAIGICLKKLLLFYPERPAARRAAAKFTLVWHAGDVALFCAAALFFSSTGTVELGALFQAIGPHLSFAEHLAVGCLVLAAALKAATFPLHGWLTEVMEAPTPVSALLHAGIINAGGFLLIRTADLVQASPGAMGMIVALGGLTALFGAVVMLTQSAVKTALAWSTISQMGFMLLQCSLGLWPLALLHIVAHSLYKAHAFLSSGGAVAAVANLRRPGPIAIPSVANVLRSFAIALVLYGLVSVAFSLAAGPKTPQALAIGAMLIFGVAYLVAQGLADAAPADLTWRTSLSALFVALAYFTFQQVAKLMWGASLPHAPVAGPLEWALITLAVVSFGLVAFAQAVFPLWAHHPSMAGLRVHIANGLYLNALLDRFIGGYRLAKSRQ from the coding sequence ATGTCGCTTCTTGTTCCCTTGCCCCTGCTGGCGCCAATCGTGTTGCTGGCTGTCGCCGCCGTCTCGATCGCCCGTCCCGGCCGCCGCCCGGGACGGTATCCCATGATTGCCGAGGCAAGCGCGCTCGCCGCTTTTGGTTTCGCCCTGGCCGGTCTGGCGCAGCTTTTTGTCTTCGGTCCCTCCACGGCGCGCCTTTTCGAAGGTCCGTTCATGCTTGCCGTCCGGCTCGATCCCGTCAGCGTGACGATGACGCTCCTGGTGGCGTTCATCGGCTGGGTTGTAATGCGCTATTCCCGCCGCTACCTCGATGGCGAAGCGCGGGAGGGCCGGTTTCACGGGCTGATGCTGGCCGCCCTGGCGGCGGTCCAGCTCCTCGTCCAGTCCGCAAGCCTGACGCTGCTTTTCCTCGGTTTCGTCGCTATCGGCATCTGCCTGAAAAAGCTGCTGCTGTTTTATCCGGAGCGTCCCGCCGCCAGGCGGGCTGCCGCAAAATTCACGCTCGTCTGGCACGCCGGCGATGTGGCGCTTTTCTGCGCCGCCGCCCTGTTTTTTTCCAGCACGGGGACGGTCGAACTCGGCGCACTGTTTCAGGCCATCGGACCGCACTTGTCATTCGCCGAGCATCTGGCCGTCGGCTGCCTCGTGCTGGCGGCGGCGCTGAAGGCGGCAACCTTCCCGCTGCACGGCTGGCTGACCGAGGTCATGGAGGCGCCGACGCCGGTTTCCGCCCTGCTTCATGCCGGCATCATCAATGCCGGCGGCTTCTTGCTGATCCGCACGGCCGATCTCGTGCAGGCGAGCCCCGGCGCCATGGGCATGATTGTTGCCCTCGGTGGACTGACCGCGCTTTTCGGCGCAGTGGTGATGCTGACGCAGAGCGCGGTCAAGACGGCGCTCGCCTGGTCGACGATCTCGCAGATGGGCTTCATGCTGCTGCAATGCAGTCTCGGCCTGTGGCCGCTGGCGCTTCTGCATATTGTCGCCCACTCGCTCTACAAGGCGCATGCCTTCCTGTCGTCGGGCGGGGCCGTCGCTGCGGTCGCGAACCTCCGTCGGCCGGGTCCGATCGCCATTCCGAGCGTTGCAAACGTCCTGCGCTCCTTCGCCATCGCGCTGGTCCTCTACGGCCTCGTGTCCGTCGCCTTCTCGCTGGCGGCGGGTCCGAAAACGCCGCAGGCGCTCGCCATCGGCGCGATGCTGATCTTCGGCGTTGCCTATCTGGTGGCCCAGGGGCTGGCCGACGCCGCGCCCGCCGACCTCACATGGCGGACATCGCTTTCGGCGCTCTTCGTCGCGCTGGCCTATTTCACCTTCCAGCAGGTTGCGAAGCTGATGTGGGGGGCAAGCCTGCCTCATGCGCCGGTCGCGGGCCCGCTTGAATGGGCGTTGATCACGCTGGCGGTCGTGTCCTTTGGCCTTGTCGCCTTTGCCCAGGCGGTGTTCCCGCTCTGGGCGCACCACCCGTCCATGGCAGGGCTCAGGGTCCATATCGCGAACGGCCTTTATCTGAACGCGCTGCTTGACCGCTTTATCGGCGGCTATCGGCTTGCAAAATCCAGACAGTGA
- a CDS encoding LysR family transcriptional regulator has protein sequence MNLHHLKLFRAVARDGTLTGAARALNLSQSALSSQIRTLEAALGHDLFERRGRGLVLTEAGRIALDHAEAIFRAAEDLTATLRNTGRARRALRVGALATLSRNFQIGFIEPLIGRSDVEVVLRSGAQPELLRALEALSIDVVLTNLVPARDASSPYLAHALSAQTVSVIAPPGASALLGRPLPEILSSQPLILPAPESALRASFDAMVEQRGIATRIAAEADDMAMIRLLARANAGLAVIPPIVVRDELASGRLIELGRLEDLREEFFAITLHRRFPNPLVGELINAFKS, from the coding sequence TTGAACCTCCACCACCTGAAACTGTTCCGGGCTGTCGCCCGGGATGGCACGTTGACCGGGGCGGCAAGGGCCCTGAACCTTTCGCAATCGGCCCTGTCGTCCCAGATCAGAACGTTGGAAGCGGCTCTCGGCCATGATCTTTTCGAACGGCGCGGCCGGGGGCTGGTGCTGACCGAGGCAGGCCGGATCGCGCTGGACCATGCCGAAGCGATCTTCCGGGCGGCCGAAGACCTGACCGCCACGCTGAGGAATACGGGTAGGGCGCGCCGGGCCTTGCGCGTCGGTGCGCTGGCAACGCTTTCCCGAAACTTCCAGATCGGCTTCATCGAGCCTCTGATCGGCCGTTCCGATGTCGAGGTGGTGCTGCGCTCGGGCGCCCAGCCGGAGCTGTTGCGCGCGCTCGAGGCGCTGTCGATCGATGTCGTGCTCACCAACCTCGTGCCGGCGCGTGATGCATCCAGCCCCTATCTGGCGCACGCCCTGTCGGCGCAGACGGTCAGCGTGATTGCGCCGCCGGGCGCAAGCGCGCTTCTGGGCCGACCCCTTCCCGAAATCCTGTCCTCGCAACCCCTGATTCTGCCGGCGCCGGAATCGGCGCTTCGGGCCTCCTTCGATGCGATGGTGGAACAACGCGGCATTGCCACAAGGATTGCCGCCGAGGCCGACGACATGGCCATGATCCGCCTGCTGGCGCGCGCCAATGCCGGGCTTGCCGTCATTCCGCCAATTGTCGTGAGGGACGAGCTGGCCTCCGGTCGTCTCATCGAACTGGGCAGGCTGGAGGACCTGCGCGAGGAATTCTTTGCGATCACCCTTCATCGCCGTTTCCCGAACCCGCTGGTTGGCGAATTGATCAACGCCTTCAAGAGCTGA